CTTGTAATGCTTTCATTATAAGTAGCATGAATTCTAAACGGCCATCTGTTTTTTACCAATAAGGATAAAACTTCTTTTAATTGCCCTTCCATTGCCGGGCTTAATTCTGGTCTTGGTTTGTCGAAGTTTTCAAAATCTCCAGCGCTCATTACCAAATTTTCTCCAGCACCTTGTACATGATATTCTACTTTATCAGAATGATGATCGTCGTCACAGCCTTCGCCAATTTCAACTGTTTTCATCCAATTGGTGTAATCGTTTAATTCGCTTCCTGCTTTTTGTGCAAACAAATAATAAGGCATTCTAATCGTTAAATCACTGTCTTTGCATAAACCATTTGTTACGCCGTAATCATCCGGAAAGTTTTGAAATCCGCCTCCTGCATCCATAATGGCTGTTACGCCCAGACGATTCATTTCGGTCATAAATTGTTTTGTTGAGTTGAATTTTTCCTCTTCAGTCAATTCAGGAAGTTTTGCAAGGGTAGAGTATAAGATAAAAGCATTTGGTTCTGCCACTAATAATCCTGTTGGATTTCCGTTAACATCTTTTTCAATTAATCCTGCATTTGGATTTGGCGTATTGGCATCAATTTTTAAAACGGCTAAACCTGCTTTGTTTAAATAGGCGTGACCGTATAAGTGAAGAATAAAAGCAGGAACATCGCCGGTTGCTTCATTAATTTCTGCTAAAGTCGGCAGTCTTTTTTCTTCAAACTGATAGGCATTCCATCCGCCCACAACACGAACCCATTGTCCTTTTGGAGTTCTTTGTGCTTGTTCTTTCAGCATAGCTAAAGCTCTTTTTAAAGAACGAACACCGTCCCAGCGTAATTCCGTATTAAAGAATCTTCCACCGCGGATAATATGCATGTGAGAGTCGAATATTCCGGGAATAATTGTTTTTCCCTTTGCATCGATTACCGTTGTTTTTTTATCTTTTAATTTTAAGATTTCGATGTTTTTTCCAGTTTTAAGGATTTTTCCATCGGCTACAGCCATAGCCTCAACAATTGTGTTTTTATTATCTAAAGTGTGAATTACTGCGTGATGAACAATAAGTGTGGCTTTTTTATTTTGTGAAAATATAGGAAGAGATATAAGAAGAATAAAAGCTAAAATTTTGAAATTCAGTTTCATAATGGTGGTATTTTAGGTTGGGTTTGGGTAAAAAAAAGACTGTGACTTAACACAGCCTTTTTCTAGAAGTTTTAAATATGCGTCCTGAATTAGACGCTGATTTTATTTTAAGTTCAGATCCGTTTTATCCGCGTTCTATCACAGTTTGTATTTAGTGTTTCAACATTTCGTGAGCGTATTGAACACCTACACCGTAAGCACCACCGTATTTTTTAACTAAATCGGTTACTGGTTTGTAAGTTTCCTGACGAGCCCAGTCACGTTGTAATTCTAATAAATATTGTAATGAAGTTATTGGATGAGCACCAGCCTGAACCATACGGGTTACGGCCATTTCGTGAGCTTCTTTAGAAATGTCACCGCTTGCATCTGTAATTACATATACATCATAACCTTCGTTGATTGCTGATAATGCTGGTCCAACGATACAAACACTTGTCCATAAGCCTCCAAAAACTAATTTCTTTTTACCTTTTGCTACAATTGCTTTATGAGCAGGAATATCTTCCCAAGTGTTCATTGATGTACGATCGATATAGTTTGAAGTTGCCTGAGGATAAAATTCTTCGATTTCTTTAAAAACAGGTCCGCTGAATGATTTTTCTGCTACTGTTGTTACAATAGTC
This portion of the Flavobacterium gelatinilyticum genome encodes:
- a CDS encoding hydrolase codes for the protein MKKLILTAVLVLVTFIGFAQKPSPAQLDPTNHTLVLIDYESQMAFAVSNIPIDQLRNNTALVAGASKIFKVPTIVTTVAEKSFSGPVFKEIEEFYPQATSNYIDRTSMNTWEDIPAHKAIVAKGKKKLVFGGLWTSVCIVGPALSAINEGYDVYVITDASGDISKEAHEMAVTRMVQAGAHPITSLQYLLELQRDWARQETYKPVTDLVKKYGGAYGVGVQYAHEMLKH
- a CDS encoding amidohydrolase — protein: MKLNFKILAFILLISLPIFSQNKKATLIVHHAVIHTLDNKNTIVEAMAVADGKILKTGKNIEILKLKDKKTTVIDAKGKTIIPGIFDSHMHIIRGGRFFNTELRWDGVRSLKRALAMLKEQAQRTPKGQWVRVVGGWNAYQFEEKRLPTLAEINEATGDVPAFILHLYGHAYLNKAGLAVLKIDANTPNPNAGLIEKDVNGNPTGLLVAEPNAFILYSTLAKLPELTEEEKFNSTKQFMTEMNRLGVTAIMDAGGGFQNFPDDYGVTNGLCKDSDLTIRMPYYLFAQKAGSELNDYTNWMKTVEIGEGCDDDHHSDKVEYHVQGAGENLVMSAGDFENFDKPRPELSPAMEGQLKEVLSLLVKNRWPFRIHATYNESITRFLNVIEDINKETPLNGLLWFFDHGETVSVENLKRIKALNGGLAIQHRMAYQGESFIKRYGKTAAANTVPLKKILELGIKVGMGTDGTRVASYNPWVGLYWLTTGKTLGGLKYMNDENIVDRTTALKLFTYGSAELINIEKDRGMLTADKLADFAILSDDYFTTSEEKILNIESKLTVVNGKVIYADNDFRTFANEKPKAIPDWSPVNYFGGYQKK